One region of Eupeodes corollae chromosome 1, idEupCoro1.1, whole genome shotgun sequence genomic DNA includes:
- the LOC129953988 gene encoding uncharacterized protein LOC129953988 isoform X2: MDEAATADTNCNSTSSSMSSSSTPAASAAAASEAAEAEIASGSAASVVIEDASSSTTSSSSASSSSSSSSSSSSSSSSSSLSGGETEADGSPTKKQPKFGKRIQLPIPIKQIVSLDQLRQRFADTAMPPKEIEVIVNSPDSKRKTVKKLKHSPNEFYTFCTCPQCLEYREVILQLMDDQMKTRSTWEILQATLRKAYQPILKNTLAQRKYEEFLERDKSPWRTTGDMNHAKAQHLNFICDLSLTENMVSVLLSALLLVDDPHQLFELMNFQIECVVKAYWEGFAEIAKIQDKKIPAEDMLSYVLDGYEELCSVSESISRFLFAFENHHLNKFCLTWTMLNKRMYQQYVYLNVTDTMLACIITLKEDELTKKRSTLIKKYIQFDDEMIQIDRTWKETWVALNLYNLSEEERNRRTRLKTIHSMFDVIRNDVTGTCTQCIDISEWATSENRHLVWQSMLAFIAKSSVESFSGHINTLVCDDKCKECNEMLEYHIGSCKCVTCAIAGGPLPPKRSPNSTCVKCLTLSRAEKDGTLYESKILNVCASDDLFAYKTKDKRRTNSVEDLSDASSLKDEVFNEPDELYEYHLSWAVFKHLRDRKPFHYSKIEEKYFCVNCKLPSCLLARKILNNELALALSWHLIDHYQPLLMTHEDLNIMLKNIMVYNQKVVTSKVGLDPKLDDEVFKIYWSFAVSVIACYFIDYDDDSYLNLDYFELANNDIQLLTSRIKGAEQDGKFFQFLDKISVLALAEMDLKDRSNRTFDSSSEASSVTDSPDRIKHNVAQYLRRDTSKLTHNTEEVRTPESEPPEPVTPTESLPPKKCGKDKTKKCCFDHADLSDHCKENHSSKKRIKKECNHARMNETRDRLRKKLSQLVNARKNVKAPILRPPHQQPHCSKTLTPPELDEPSLADSSKIDEDDDSLECLSTLCKRITHQPHKQLPQTVTKKVPPTPQVQSELAQAQQLPVDAQVAPPPPPPLAAVAAAKKRSNSNQGISPSASGRQRANEIFALLENLPEVSVKKWVNDTLSYIEGSNETKGPVNEKKAAKKAKQKQRREEMKRIAELQDLRAQFHNIYLREFTSKNELRFMKACKKKDKKKISEYEANVKKLNRAKANVETNILELIATVKQTNSEFKFSYLPTKEQQIEKLQMIAKEIITANNSPQPKPLNVPPTASTTSSGTGTLPHAAAPPPAATVLSQQENNLNGGAFYSIPYANANNFPPFVMPNLVASQNVQMCYAPNQPTDMSDPSKRIVTIRRVNLPNVPEPQVTVTAKGSSPDKDKLLYTFVNGQIVQTSQQQQQQQQQPHQQQQQQQSAAPRKAPTPPVVANEKTKTQLKKERKRAKRQAELEKEQARLAREEELRREEEMKREEELKRQEEELKRLEEELKKTSLSSSKASSKKANKKKQAKVEKTSTNNKSKKVTPAPSVTSNSQATTRENSVCSQKVKPKPIVQLREKPPEVPEVNSSVERKDKEKRQKFIDNGQFDNNQFKMLHLDDFVSSDSADSDAEVEEEIEVKKEPIPVPPKAKTSEPVATAIASNIPKKPAEPKAKSVKQNQQVQRTGSVEKPSKDQKQLSSSSTSNSNLNPSSRRGENRDRNNRMTKSVPATSSTQERSNTNNNERNRNSKPNNAPSAATTNRRLSTQSQPQYLSTPAPSATTQQGQQQQQQKPSHREQMSSEKPKRSRKSKNKSQSGNNYGPATSSTSSAAAHGQPGSKSRRNQSVIHSSGGGKMMEPGNSLNQAMQNLRLTSNNYPQLPPQDQQQLSHHDRHHHLFSQQLASNVSIMDQLNRGVQVENLSLPPGITLTKVDPSKSEQLRAKSESIKRLSKPLSSQAPGSNLHASQPTIITPGFYPHMSSFGPSDQSGVIMVEAMGASTKPQQHHQQQQQQQQQHMPPNDASKVSKNRKRRNKKKSSDTFKASATGQSRADASSTSSSGQPKMVTLRNPMFGNMMPQSSPSVLPIPSRVPIAPLPMDQPASIIKNENGMFTIRNPALQAAVANGMPVSNYRQFAGNYYTPPQENIAPSSSSLGNPNLASSFSYFSNNTSNTSASGNVRPNSQTIPDDPFAINSNGYGCDLNNDGSLRANPSGGKCISAIGSEIKTAQQLKQRSKDSQWQNYTAAAQDSTPAVPSQDNACGYIGSSLQSNYYNGYDVFSSSSGGSQQLSSSGSLFENSDCPLHHNCEDSPPPTITGFNHYLDGIPNTGIIRYDDASFLKTLMPGQNLNNEVSIHNVNDSNFARNATSPVAHRVEITPVYGGNRSSANLFNSSCSNASQYSPTKGFVQPAHLGAAEFTGDRDVESFKRFSYDFEPPKEKQKVNININDLFMKASRSGNSSRSSPYLDDPTLALDGFVQNLAALKLTEEQLPSVNGNLNAGTSPNGWW, encoded by the exons ATGGACGAAGCTGCTACAGCCGATACGAACTGCAacagcaccagcagcagcatGAGCTCTTCCTCGACACcagcagcatcagcagcagcGGCATCGGAAGCGGCAGAAGCGGAAATTGCATCTGGATCTGCAGCTTCGGTGGTAATTGAGGATGCTTCATCTTCAACAACATCCTCGTCTTCTGCATCTTCATCATCGtcttcatcctcatcatcatcatcgtcctcgTCGTCTTCATCCTTATCTGGTGGTGAAACCGAAGCCGATGGCAGTCCTACGAAGAAACAACCAAAATTTGGCAAGCGAATTCAGCTTCCGATTCcaattaaacaaattgtttcaCTCGATCAATTGAGGCAGCGCTTCGCCGACACGGCAATGCCACCCAAAGAGATTGAAGTGATCGTCAATAGTCCCGACTCCAAGAGG aaaactgTGAAAAAACTCAAACATAGCCCAAATGAGTTCTATACATTTTGCACATGCCCCCAATGCCTGGAATATCGGGAGGTGATACTGCAACTGATGGATGACCAGATGAAAACGCGCAGTACGTGGGAAATACTCCAAGCAACGCTGAGGAAGGCCTATCAGCCGATACTTAA GAATACCTTGGCACAGAGGAAGTATGAAGAGTTTCTGGAGAGGGATAAATCTCCGTGGCGAACAACGGGCGACATGAATCATGCCAAGGCTCAGCACCTGAACTTCATATGTGATCTATCGCTGACAGAAAATATGGTTTCAGTGCTTCTCAGTGCGCT actTTTGGTGGATGATCCTCATCAACTATTTGAATTAATGAATTTCCAAATCGAATGCGTGGTCAAAGCTTATTGGGAAGGTTTTGCGGAAATAGCAAAGATCCAAGATAAAAAAATACCAGCCGAAGATATGTTATCCT ATGTCCTAGATGGATACGAAGAACTCTGTTCAGTTTCGGAAAGCATATCAAGGTTTCTTTTCGCGTTTGAAAATCATCATCTTAACAAATTTTGCTTAACATGGACAATGTTAAACAAACGAATGTACCAACagtatgtttatttaaatgtaacCGATACTATGTTGGCCTGTATTATTACT ctTAAAGAGGATGAGTTAACTAAAAAACGTTCAACTCTTATTAAAAAGTACATTCAATTTGATGATGAAATGATTCAAATCGACAGAACTTGGAAAGAAACTTGGGTggctttaaatttgtataatctATCGGAGGAAGAACGAAACCGTAGGACGCGTTTAAAAACGATACACAGCATGTTTGATGTTATTCGAAACGATGTCACGGGAACATGCACCCAATGCATAGATATTTCCGAATGGGCAACGAGTGAAAATCGTCATCTGGTTTGGCAAAGCATGCTGGCGTTTATTGCCAAATCGAGTGTAGAGTCTTTTAGCGGTCATATAAACACACTGGTGTGCGATGACAAATGCAAAGAATGTAACGAAATGCTAGAATATCATATCGg atcttGCAAGTGTGTTACATGTGCAATTGCTGGAGGACCTCTACCGCCAAAGAGATCACCGAATTCAACATGCGTCAAGTGTCTTACTCTTTCGCGTGCCGAGAAGGATGGAACACTATACGAGTCGAAAATTCTGAATGTCTGTGCCAGCGACGATTTGTTTGCATACAAGACGAAAGATAAACGACGAACGAATAGCGTAGAAGATTTAAGTGATGCCTCATCGCTTAAGGACGAAGTCTTCAACGAGCCTGACGAATTGTACGAGTACCACTTGTCTTGGGCGGTTTTCAAGCATCTAAGAG atCGAAAACCGTTTCATTATTCAAAGATAGAGGAGAAGTACTTCTGTGTCAATTGTAAATTACCCTCGTGTCTGCTGGCCAGAAAAATACTTAATAATGAATTAGCGCTAGCATTATCCTGGCATCTAATTGATCATTATCAACCACTCCTAATGACACACGAAGAtctaaatattatgttaaaaaatatcatgGTATACAATCAAAAAGTGGTTACATCGAAAGTTGGCCTCGATCCGAAACTTGAcgatgaagtttttaaaatctattggtCTTTTGCTGTTTCGGTTATTGCGTGCTATTTTATAGACTACGATGATgatagttatttaaatttagattaTTTTGAGTTAGCAAATAATGATATACAATTGCTTACGTCACGAATTAAGGGTGCAGaacaggatgggaagtttttTCAGTTTCTTGATAAGATTTCTGT ATTGGCATTAGCTGAAATGGACTTGAAAGACAGGAGCAATAGAACTTTTGA tTCGTCATCGGAAGCATCAAGTGTGACTGATAGTCCTGATAG aataAAACACAACGTAGCACAATACTTAAGAAGAGACACTAGCAA ATTAACCCATAACACCGAAGAAGTTCGAACTCCTGAATCAGAACCACCGGAACCTGTTACTCCAACAGAATCTCTTCCCCCTAAAAAATGTGGGAAAgataaaacgaaaaaat GTTGTTTTGATCACGCTGATCTTTCGGATCATTGCAAGGAAAACCATTCGAGCAAGAAACGCATCAAAAAG GAATGCAATCATGCCCGTATGAATGAAACTCGAGATAGATTACGCAAGAAACTCTCTCAATTAGTAAATGCACGCAAAAATGTAAAAGCACCAATTTTAAGGCCACCTCATCAACAGCCGCATTGCTCAAAGACACTTACTCCACCTGAGCTGGATGAACCCAGTTTAGCAGACTCCTCGAAGATCGACGAAGACGATGATAGCTTGGAATGCCTGAGTACTTTGTGCAAACGAATTACCCACCAACCCCATAAACAATTACCACAAACAGTAACAAAAAAGGTGCCCCCTACACCTCAGGTTCAATCAGAACTAGCACAAGCTCAACAATTACCAGTTGATGCACAGGTGGCACCGCCGCCTCCACCACCACTGGCAGCAGTAGCTGCTGCCAAAAAACGATCAAACTCCAATCAAGGCATAAGTCCATCGGCATCGGGAAGGCAACGTGCTAATGAAATCTTTGCCCTGCTCGAAAATCTCCCAGAGGTTAGTGTTAAGAAATGGGTTAATGATACTCTGAGTTACATTGAAGGTTCCAATGAAACAAAAGGACCAGTCAATGAAAAGAAGGCGgccaaaaaagcaaaacaaaaacaacgccGAGAGGAAATGAAACGTATCGCCGAGCTGCAGGACCTGCGTGCTCAATTCCATAACATTTATCTGAGGGAGTTCACGTCCAAAAACGAACTGCGTTTTATGAAAGCCTGCAAGAAAAAAGACAAGAAGAAAATCTCCGAATACGAAGCGAATGTCAAGAAATTGAACAGAGCAAAAGCAAATGTAGAAACTAATATCCTAGAGTTGATAGCCACAGTAAAGCAAACCAATTCCGAGTTTAAATTTTCCTATCTGCCAACCAAAGAGCAACAAATCGAGAAACTCCAGATGATCGCAAAGGAAATTATAACTGCCAATAATTCGCCCCAACCAAAACCATTGAATGTGCCGCCAACAGCTTCCACCACCTCGTCGGGAACGGGAACATTGCCGCATGCAGCAGCACCACCGCCAGCCGCCACCGTTCTATCACAGCAGGAGAATAATCTGAATGGGGGAGCCTTCTACAGCATCCCCTATGCGAATGCAAACAATTTTCCGCCCTTCGTTATGCCGAATCTGGTTGCCTCTCAAAATGTACAAATGTGCTATGCCCCTAATCAGCCAACGGATATGTCCGATCCCTCCAAGCGGATCGTCACTATACGGCGAGTAAACTTGCCCAATGTACCCGAACCACAGGTCACGGTGACAGCCAAAGGTTCCTCTCCCGACAAGGACAAGCTGCTGTACACTTTTGTCAATGGACAAATTGTTCAAACAAgtcaacagcagcaacaacaacaacagcagccgcaccagcaacagcagcagcagcaatcgGCAGCTCCCCGAAAGGCTCCAACGCCTCCTGTTGTGGCGAATGAAAAAACCAAGACTCAACTGAAGAAGGAGAGAAAACGTGCGAAAAGACAAGCTGAGCTGGAAAAAGAACAAGCTCGACTGGCTCGCGAAGAAGAGCTGCGGCGTGAGGAGGAAATGAAGCGCGAAGAAGAACTCAAGCGACAGGAGGAGGAACTAAAGCGTCTCGAGGaggaattgaagaaaacttcATTATCCTCGTCGAAGGCGAGCTCgaagaaagcaaacaaaaagaagCAAGCCAAAGTGGAAAAAACTTCCACAAACAACAAATCTAAGAAGGTTACACCAGCTCCTTCGGTAACCAGCAATAGTCAAGCCACTACTCGTGAGAACTCTGTTTGCAGCCAGAAGGTGAAGCCCAAACCAATTGTTCAACTTCGCGAGAAACCTCCGGAAGTGCCGGAGGTGAATTCTTCAGTGGAGCGAAAAGACAAGGAGAAGCGTCAGAAGTTCATTGACAATGGCCAATTTGATAATAATCAATTCAAGATGTTGCATTTGGACGATTTCGTTTCGTCCGATTCGGCAGATTCAGATGCGGAAGTGGAGGAGGagattgaagttaaaaaagaaccGATTCCAGTCCCACCAAAAGCAAAAACTTCTGAACCAGTAGCCACTGCCATTGCATCTAACATTCCAAAAAAACCCGCAGAACCAAAGGCAAAGTCTGTTAAGCAAAATCAGCAAGTTCAACGAACTGGGTCAGTGGAAAAGCCTTCCAAAGATCAGAAACAACTGTCCTCTTCATCTACAtctaattcaaatttgaatcCGAGTTCAAGGCGAGGAGAGAATAGGGATAGAAACAATCGCATGACAAAGTCAGTTCCAGCCACTTCATCTACACAAGAACGCAGCAACACTAACAACAACGAAAGGAACCGCAACTCGAAGCCCAACAATGCCCCATCAGCAGCAACTACAAATCGAAGACTGTCTACTCAATCACAACCACAATATCTTTCAACTCCTGCACCATCAGCCACAACTCAACAAGgccaacaacagcagcaacaaaagCCATCACACCGCGAACAAATGTCGTCAGAAAAGCCCAAACGATCTCGAAAGTCGAAAAACAAATCTCAATCGGGTAACAACTATGGCCCAGCTACTTCCAGCACTTCGTCAGCGGCTGCTCATGGCCAGCCTGGTTCCAAATCAAGACGAAATCAATCTGTGATACATTCTAGTGGTGGTGGCAAGATGATGGAACCTGGCAATTCGCTTAACCAAGCCATGCAGAATCTTCGTTTAACCTCGAATAACTATCCCCAGTTACCACCACAAGATCAACAACAACTTTCCCATCATGACAGACACCATCATTTGTTCTCTCAGCAACTTGCCTCGAATGTCAGCATTATGGATCAATTGAATCGCGGTGTTCAGGTGGAGAATCTATCTCTGCCTCCAGGTATAACCCTGACGAAGGTTGATCCGAGCAAGAGTGAACAGCTACGTGCCAAATCTGAGTCGATTAAGAGACTTTCAAAGCCCCTTTCCTCTCAGGCTCCAGGATCCAATTTGCATGCATCACAGCCTACAATTATCACGCCTGGATTCTATCCGCACATGTCGAGCTTCGGGCCCTCAGATCAAAGTGGGGTTATTATGGTAGAAGCAATGGGAGCCTCCACAAAACCACAGCAGcaccatcaacaacaacaacagcagcagcaacagcacaTGCCACCCAATGATGCTTCAAAGGTGTCTAAGAATCGAAAGCGACGGAACAAGAAAAAATCCTCCGACACATTCAAAGCGTCAGCAACTGGACAAAGTAGAGCCGATGcttcatcaacatcatcatcgggCCAGCCGAAAATGGTAACATTAAGAAATCCTATGTTTGGCAATATGATGCCACAGAGTAGTCCATCGGTATTGCCCATTCCCAGCCGTGTACCAATCGCCCCACTGCCCATGGATCAGCCGGCTTCCATAATCAAGAATGAGAATGGAATGTTCACAATCCGGAATCCGGCGTTGCAGGCTGCTGTTGCCAATGGCATGCCAGTTTCCAATTACCGACAGTTTGCAGGAAACTATTACACACCGCCGCAGGAGAATATCGCTCCCAGCAGCAGCAGTTTGGGCAATCCTAACCTGGCCAGTTCGTTCTCGTATTTCTCAAATAACACCAGCAACACCAGCGCCAGTGGCAATGTCCGCCCCAACAGTCAGACAATTCCTGACGATCCATTTGCCATCAATAGCAATGGCTATGGATGTGACCTCAACAATGATGGTTCGTTGAGAGCCAATCCAAGTGGTGGCAAGTGTATCTCGGCAATTGGAAGCGAAATTAAGACAGCTCAGCAATTGAAGCAACGATCAAAGGATTCACAATGGCAGAATTATACTGCAGCAGCTCAAGACAGCACGCCAGCTGTTCCAAGTCAGGATAATG CATGTGGATACATTGGATCATCACTGCAATCCAACTATTACAACGGCTATGATGTATTCTCGTCGAGTTCGGGGGGAAGTCAGCAGCTATCCAGCAGTGGcagtttgtttgaaaatagtGACTGTCCATTGCATCACAATTGCGAAGACTCTCCGCCTCCAACAATAACTGGATTCAATCATTATCTGGATGGAATTCCCAATACCGGGATCATCCGATACGACGATGCTTCGTTCTTAAAGACCTTAATGCCGGGACAGAATCTAAACAACGAA GTGTCTATTCATAATGTGAATGATTCAAATTTCGCACGAAATGCAACATCACCAGTGGCTCATCGTGTTGAGATAACTCCAGTTTATGGTGGCAATCGTTCGTCGGCAAATCTCTTCAACAGCAGCTGTTCCAATGCCAGTCAATACTCGCCCACAAAGGGTTTTGTGCAACCAGCCCATTTGGGAGCGGCCGAATTCACAG GTGATCGCGATGTGGAGTCCTTCAAACGCTTCAGTTATGATTTCGAGCCACCGAAAGAGAAACAAAaggtcaacatcaacatcaacgaTTTGTTCATGAAGGCCAGCCGGAGTGGCAATAGCTCACGTTCATCCCCATACCTGGATGATCCAACCCTGGCGTTGGATGGTTTTGTGCAGAATTTGGCAGCCCTTAAACTTACCGAGGAGCAGTTACCATCTGTTAATGGCAACTTGAATGCTGGCACCAGCCCCAATGGTTGGTGGTAA